A segment of the Myripristis murdjan chromosome 20, fMyrMur1.1, whole genome shotgun sequence genome:
GTGATCTCTCTGTTTTCCAACTTTACAACAGCCCAGGGGGCAAGAACTTTACCTCCCTAGGACTCTTTGGGGCCACGCTCAATAAAGTGGTGTGCTCCTATCCCCTCTGCTCAGCCTACAGGAAAGAGGTGGTGGGGATGGTGGATGATAAGGTGTGTAAAAAGTGCCCCCCACAAAGCCTTAgactgctggaggaggagtgcCTCAAATATAACACCATAGTCATTAAAGGGGTGCGCATTCTGGACGTTAACGTGTTGGCCCCGCTCATGGAGGATCCCTCCTTGGATTTGAAGGTGATTCACCTGGTCAGAGACCCACGGGCTGTAGCCAACTCCAGGATCAAATCCAGACACGGCCTGATAAGGGAGAATTTACAGGTGGTCCGGAGCAGGGACCCTAAACTTCGCCGGATACCTTTTGTGGACCCGAGTCACAAAGCCAACAAGAAGGACGGCTCAGACTACCACTCCATAGGAGCCATGGAGGTGATCTGTGACCGCACCTCCAGGACTTTGAGGACTGCCTTAAACCCACCCAGCTGGCTTAAGGGGAAGTACATGGCTGTGCGATACGAGGACCTGGTCGAGAACCCGGTCAAGACCTTGCGGAACATCTACCGCTTCACCAACCTGACCACCAACCATGACATCGAGTCGTTTGCTTTGAACATGACCAGtggctccagctcctcctccaagcCATTCATAGTGTCCTCCAGGAATGCCACACAAGCTGCTAGTGCATGGAGAACAGTGCTCAGCATTCAACAAATCAAACAAGTGGAAGACTATTGCCACCATTCCATGTCCGTGCTTGGATACGAAAGAGTCAGGACGGCCGGAGAGGCAAAGGACTTAAGCAAATCACTCCTGACTCACTCCAAACTGTGAACAAGTCCTCGCCACCAAAGACGTTTAATTTAATGTTCATTTTGCATCGAGTGCCGTTTCCTCTTGTTGTGGAATTAAAGCTTTACTTTAAATCAGTGTTCGGAGGCGCGCCACTGGCCACATTTGGAATGTATCTTTGTTTCCCACAGATGAAATGCAGTGGTATTTGAAGGGACCACTACTTTTGTACTGGAGTACTGGATGTGTCTGACAATGCAAGGCCTATGAACAGTGACTTGAATAGTGAAGCTGCAgttatggaaaaaacaaaaaacaactgtatAATTCATGTATCTTGTTATGATAACACTTCAAAGTGGatgtttggagttatttttgaatgttgaaaacctgatgaaatatttgtttttccagtctCCATATTGtctgtaaaagtgaaaatagtggatgaaagaaaaacaacaaaaaacaaagaataactgataaaaaaaaaaaaagctcattgttaatgtttatttgtaAGATCTGGTTTGAGTCAGAGACAATCATTAAATTGGTTTGTTGATGTGCCATAGATAGAGGTGTGATGAGTAGGCTATGTCAGAACAGCAGTAGTTCTGTTTCTAGAATAAGGGATGTCTTGATCGTGTCGCTAAATCATCGCAGGATGATACACACTGTGGACAATGTCATGGCAGAGGAGATGTGAAAGTCTCACTCAGTGTCGGTGTAAACAGTCTGTCCTACCATTTCAAATGTTTACAAGTGCTTGCTCTTATGAAACATGATCTGGGAATCCTGAATTGAGTAAAGTTCACAGTTAACAAGACAGTTTAAGCATCTGTGTTGAACAGCCAACATTGTTGCACAATTTATGTACATTTCCTATCAAAGCTGGAATGACTAAACCGGGGTTCTCAACCTTTATGGTGctgctgtgaggaaaaaaaaaaaaacatccaaggcaTACCAAATTAATGATTGCTTGAATTTGTAACAGATAACACGTGAAAATCAGGCAGGATGGCCAGCATGATGAACTGCTGAACTTGGTCAAGATTGTAATAACTCTTAAGTACAACTTTGATTTTAAGCTATTAAAACTGAACTTCAAGTAATTTTAACAATTCAGTTCTTCACATTTACACAACTTTTCAAGGCATTCCTCATTTCACTCCAACACATCAGTGTGCCtcaatacacatatacatacatacaatatgTTGTCACTGCAGGGATCACATATATTTTGTCATCTTCATTGTATGAGTCTGATTCACTGTAGGCCTATTTGTTCTTTTCTGGCTATTATTATGATTGTCACCTTTGGAGTGAAAGAGGCAAAACAGTGTAGTTGCATGATGAGATCTCTGAGTCTGCGGCAATTGTGAGacaatataattttaaatatagaggaaatcaaacaaatgcatCTATAACGGAAGACAGATGGAAGTTAGAGCTAGAGGTACAGATGAGTAAGTGCGTTGTGGTTGTGTTCAAAAGGTTGAATATTTCCATCTGAGGATCTCATGATAAAAGGCTATTGTTGTCACTCTGTCTTTAGCACAGAGCAGAACTGTAACAGCTGTGTTCAAGCATAAATCATGCACAACAGCCAGCGAGGGGgaaaacagtgtatttttttctgctactGTACAGTGAAACATTCCATAGATGCACCCAAGCATAcacaacataaaatgaaaagcCCTTACTTCAAGGACAATGGCTTTATTTATGTGAGGAAAACAGTCTGCATATTCACAAAGCATAACCTTCGCAAGATTGGATTTGTGCAGTACACAACATCCCGCTCCACTCAAGGGGAATGGGGCCCTGAGATTTATAATGATGCACTGAGAAACTAGCAAAGTGCAATCTATAATTATAGAAGTCAGTGCAAATCTCACGTGCTAATAGCCCCTTTCCAAATGCTGCTAATACACTTAAGCATTTGGAAGTATTCTAGCTCAGCATGAAATGCTAAGTAAGATGTAGAAGGTGGGGGGCGGGAGGTGGGGGGCGGCTAATAAATTCAGTGGAATATATTTGAATCTGTTAAAAGGGATGAAGgaaaaaactgcaataaatgtttaataagGAGTGGAAGAAGAACACAGCAAAGTTGGCACAAAAATAGCATTTCAGCTGATTAAGGGAAATACCATTCAATTACAGTTCATGTTCATGAACAATTCTCCTAAAGCTTCAAACCACAGAAGCAAGACCGTTCATGCTTATGTAACCTAACAGCATGAAGCTGCAACTTTGCCAATGAATGGGAGAGTGACTTAGTGAGCCTGCAGAAATTTCACCAGAACTTTTGCCCACTCATTTTAGTTTACCTTACAGGTCTCTGTATGCAATCTGTACACTGATGTGAGCACACAGGTCTGGTCAAACTCTCTGTTGATTTTGTCTGCGATGCACAGTAGTCACTGTCGGCTGTTGACACAAACAGGCTTAACGCTCCATAGGACAAGAGAAATTACACTTCAGTGCTGAAATTCATTGGTATTTCCTCCCCAAAggcaaaacagaagaaaacaaaataataaaaaaaacaaacacaaaaaaacccatcaAGGGAAGAACGTCAAGAATGATGGCCTTTGCCTTTATGTTCTTTTCCTAGTGAGTGTTTGCGTGTACACACGTATGCATGCATGCTAGGGCAAGGCGGTGTGTGACCTTTTGGGACCATTGTAAATCTGACTCCCAGCCGGCCCTCTCAAATGACCTGGCCAGTGACCCTCTTCGTGGTGGGAGGTAGGGTGAGCCTTGGGGCAGCAGGGTGTGATAAGCCAGGGACAAAGGTGACTCCTGGAGTGTCAGGCCTCGCTGGCTGGAGCTGGACTGGTGCCAAGGCCTAGGTCTCCCTCTAACAGGTCTTCCTGTTGCTCAGGCTCAGTGTTGCCCCCTGTGCTTTCCTGCTGGGTCTCTACTTTGTCGAGCTCAATGGAGGTGCCGTCTGCCTCagtctcctgcagctgctcttgGTCCTGCATGGAAGACAGCATGTCTCATTTACAAGGTTGGAAGTATCTAATTAGGGTACCACTTTACAGTAAGAAAAAGTGTTCATGAATAGTTcataattaggttattaattagggTGTAAACACTACAAATCgttaataaacaattataacacagttttcaagGATCCGAGGTGGTTGACTGATGAAGAGACAAGATAAAGTAAGCAACAAGCAGGATTTAACAGAATAgcagcagtaacttgatcttgccaaatagtgagcctgcatcagtgtattaaactgtgttatgacttgtttataattgtttattaataatttatgaTGTTAATAACCTAATTAATGGCCTAATGATAGACCATTCAGAAACACTTTATGagggtagtcttattgtaaagtagCACCCTAATTAGACttactcacattactgtaattgtTTCTTGAGTAAATTTTTTATCACATGCATTACAGAGTTCAGAATTTTTAGACTCAGAAAGTGGACCATCAGAAATTTGTCAGTCATGGAACCATTTCCAGTCTTTGCACTTGAGGGGAATGGTAAAGATCACATCTAGTGATGTTATCTCTCCAAAAAAGTAACTCAGTGATTCAATGAAGGCAATTTTACTTTATGTGGATTTTTACACCAGTACCACTACTTCTATGTAAGTAAGATGTCAGCGAAATAACAGTACTTTTACTTGTACAACATCCTATAGTACTCTCTCCACCACTGGGTATTTGACAACAATATCACTACTAGGGGATTTCATCAGCAGCTAGAGGTTTAGTTCAGTCATAAACAATATGTGCGCCACAGGCAATAAAAACATTCTCTCACTTATTTTTGTATTCTTATTGATTTTCTTAAGTTATGCTCATGCAAGCATGTAGCATCATAAGGGAACTCTTACCTCGCAGACATGAGGGCTGCTGAGGAGTCTGGCCAACATCCCACAGCACTGTGGCAGCGAGCTGGTCAATGGCGGGCCGGAGTGTGTGAGCACTGGCTTTAGATATCTGTGACCTTGTCAAGGctttggtgtatgtgtgtgtgtgtgtgtgtgtgtgtgtgtgtgtgtgtgtgtgtgtgtgtgtgtgtgtgtatgtgtctctgtgtgtgtatgtgtctctgtgtgtctcttgtgtgtaagtgtgttagTGTGAATGACAGTGAAAAGGTGAGGagaatgtgatttgtttttagcCAATCCCCAATCTGGCCTCAGGCCACTAACCCATAACGTTAATAATTTTAGTAGAGCCTGAGCACATCTCCTAAGAGGCACATTTTGTGATTATGTGTAAAAATATGCAATCGTAATGCCCCCCTGATATATTTTATGGGCTTCATAAAGATTCAGCAAATCAAGGTGCGGCATATtagttttatttgtgcagataaGTGAGTTAGTTATGGGCTGGACAAAAGCTTATGGGAGAGTGTTTATCTTTTTGAATGCTGATGTGGAAGGACAAATGGAGCGACCGTTGGGGATTTGGAAGCCAGTGGTTGTTAGAAGGGACTCGTTAAAGTGGGTTATCCTCTCCTGAGGAACAGAACAGCCTCTGTCATCCCACATATGTGTCACACACGCATAACAGAATTATCAGGACATTCTTATGTATGTAAAAGACATTTGTTGAACAATGGGGAGATGTGATTTAACTACCGGATTGTTGCTATTTTACCCACCATACTGTTAACAGATGCGTATGAAGTGCCTTCCCTTTAAAAAGCCCAGTCAATGCCACACTGACAtaaagattaaaataataaatagccaataaaaataaatcctaaATATCAATCAGTTAATGTGTCGCCAGAGTAAAGTCATATCTTCTGTTCCCCACTAAAATTATTTCTCCTgcttttttattaaaaagtcCTTCTCACTTCCATCAGGCGCAGTGCAGCAATAGCTCGAACAATgacacagccttttttttttcacatttcactgaCATCTCATGGCACTGAATCCAGCCACTGCACCGTTGAAACACACCACTTTGCAGCTGCATTGAAATGTACTGCTGCCTTTGTAAGGCCACGGTCAGCTcacagtcagtgtcagtgttctTTAGAAATGTTTACTGATGATGCTTCCATGAGGAATGCCACAGTGACATTGTGGCTTTCCAATTACAACACAACATGCTGCACGGAGTTGGATATTAGTCATGCAAGCTTTAGGCACTTGGGACTATTTTTGCTCCAGATCACTAGACTCTTGAACATATttaatatacatacatgtaccaGCTATTTTTAATGTTGGATGGTTTCTGTCAGTAATACAAGATCCCACGTGTTACACTACAATACTGTACAGTATAGTGGAGAAAACTTAACCTGTGCAGTGAGGTGGTAAGAGCAGCTCTGTAGAGGGCTGGATAAAAAACACACTAATTTACTGATGAAAAAACAGAGGTATAGAGTAAAGTGTTATCTTGTTTCAGGCCAGCAGGGTCAGCCATCCCCTTAGCTTATTGTTGAAACCAGAAGCTAGGTTAGAAATGGATTATGCAGTCTCGGTGTGCAAAGTATAAGCCTTAGTGTCGATATAGAGTAGTACAGACAAGTATAGCTGTGATCAGTGATGAGTGTGGGTGTAAAGCAGGGCGGCTCAGGGACACAAGAAGCTACTGCTGAGCATTCTGGAGGTGTTGTTGGCCCAATTCAATGAAACATCTGTGATGGGAGGTGCTCACTTGGTAAGCCAATGACAGGTTTACCTGCTCTCACCCACGCCTCTTTCTTGTGTCATCCAAGCCGAGCTTCTACCTTGGTGCTTGCTCAAATATCACAACAGATAGTTACACCAGATCCTCTGTAttgttgactgactgactgactgactgcaatGCATTGGTTTGCCTTCTCTGCAGTCCCTTCAGATTAACAACTGTGCCTCCAAATCTGCCCATGCTCTCCTCTGTTTGTGCCTTGGATGAAGACAAAACAATGCTTCACCGATGCTACCACTTTTGAACAAAAGCTGCCTTTGTACCTAGAGCCCATAATGGATAATGTGGGACTTTGGGGCATTACAGAAGGACACAATCCCCTGGcataagtacaaaaaaaaaaaaaaaaaaaaaaaaaacaagaagcagaGAAAATGATCTAATATATTATTTGATGCCATTTCTTACATTCTTGGGCTGTTATCAGCAACATGCAAGGGGTGGGAATTATGAGCAGCATTCTGCCAGCTAACAggatttatttataaatgtctCAAacaagggacagagagagagagagagagagagaggagggagggcctTAGAGGTAGGAACACGGGGAATAATGACTTCCTTGGGACCTGCAGGAGTGAGTTGCCTGGGCGTTCTTGTCGGTGTGGAGTCCTTCTGTTCTGCGCTGGCACAATGCTAGACAGCGATGGTAATTATAACTGCCAGAGCCACTTTCTGTTCTGAGATGGTGTCAGGTtgtgtgactgagagagagtgtgtatgtatgtgtgtgtgcgcgcagagAAACTCGCTGAGCAGTTGTGTGGGGGTAGTCGCCGAACTGCTGCTTCAGCCACTTTCACAGCAATCATCTTTCCCTCCCCATCCTACATGTCACCTCTTTCTCCCCTACGCAttcacacaagcaaacacatatCTTACCACTCAACCAAAacgcagcaaaaacaaaacaaggtgtCAGCAGAGcctatcactgcaaaaaaaaaaaaaaaaaaatgtccatattagcaagtcatttagtcacaaattcagtcttaaaatcttgtttttcatagAATTCTGCCTGTTGGATAACACagtgccacttgtttccaacacagcttcacttgtttcaggtatCTTTCTGGgaacatgtataaatatgttgaaacaaggcagaataaggtaGATCAACCCACTAGTACTAgtagaaaatatataaaacaaattaattagcattggaaacaagtgggataacCTCAttcaactggatttttttttttttttttatgttgttttaagaaaaacattttcatttctgcagtGTAAAATAATGTGCTGTTTCTCTCTAACTGGGATCATACCATGGTATCATGATAATTTTACACAGTACCATAAACATGGGCAACGACTTGAGGTTAATCTCTCAAGTCTGGACATGGACCCAGCCAACCACATCATATGTAGTCACTCCAGGTCTCTTGAAAGCGAATGGCCCCTGGGATGGCAGAGTCTAAACAACACCATCAGTTACCAGCCCTGAAACTAAACTGTGTAAAGCGCTTCACCTGGGAAGATCAAACAGGCTTTGATGTCTGTCAAAATCAATGCTTTAGAGTAAAGCATTTGTGCTAATGAACCTTAAAACTCGTCTAACGGGGAAACAGCTAAGGAGGCAGCAGCACGTCTTGAggataaaacagcagcagccgaGTTGCAGCTCAGTTACCTGGCAGCAGGGGAGAGGGGTCCGGTTGCGGCCTGTGGACCAGGGGGCGCAGCGTGAGGGAACGCAATGTGAGAATCCAGTTAAACCCTTAAACTCACAATGCAACCGGTGGAGGAtccaaaccttaaccttaaccctaaccgcTCTCACAAGAGGGAGGCCCTCCCGGCAGATCCAGTCTAGCAAGGAGCCTTAACAATGGTAagacgagaggaggagaagaaccACGAGCCAAAGGGGGCATGGCGTGAGGTATTATGGGCCGTTTTTTCATCGACAGGAAACAGTGATCACAGCAAAGCCTCTCATCCTGTTCATCATtccctttccccctctttctcttgctgacatgcagggaaaaaataatacaataactTACACAAACAATCATCTCAAATTAGCAAATTAAACCTTCACATCCAGGCTATAAAGTATAGCCATGGGGTACGGGTATACTTCATGTAGTTACTATGGCTACACAGATGGCAATGCTCTGTTGCAAATAATGAGCAGGTCAacactgcatctgtgtgtgtgtgtgtgtgtgtgtgtgtgtcatggggGGTATCAAAATTCTCAGTACAGATATTAACTCACTGGCTCTCTTAGCAGGTGTTGCCTCCCTCATTTATTGGATGATAAGAGTGTTTACAGTGACCAAACAAgctatgaaatatgaaaaatacagatgttGGGTGTTTTTCTGCTCAGCTTTATCGTTTTGCTGCTATTTCAAACTATCTAGAGTGTTATTGCCTCTATATTTCCATACTCTATATTACTGTAATCCACATTACATACAGTATACTGCTCACAAGCTCTACGAAGAAGTCTAAAGAACTTACAATAGACATCAGTAGACTTCAGAGACAGAACTGTGAAGACATGAGAAAGGGTATAAAACAATAACCGTCCATTTTGAATTCTTTAaagttcttcattttctttcttttttgtcttttttcaaccCGGAAAGGAGCTGACAGGAACTGACAGCATTTACATTATCAGAGGTCCCAGACAGCATATTTCACCTTCAGGTTAACTGGGAGTTTGGGACCTGAAATGTAGAGGAGGTCCTGTATCATCACGCCTAAGACACAGGACTACAGTGCTGGGTTAGCCAATTTACATTGAGTCCAAAATGATAATGGGATTTTAAGACATTGCAAAAGGAGTAAAGAGCTCAGCTGCCTCCATCattagaaaatggaaaaatatgcaacaaCTCAATCTCTTGAAATGGCCATGTGACCAAACTACAGGCAAGGAAGAGATTTCACTGGCAACAGTTAGTGAAGCATTACACATATATGTGCAGACGGGTCAAAAGAAAATCAGTCCTGGAAAAAGAGGCATATGAAAGCATGCACAGAGTTTCCAAAAAGGAATGTGGAAGAGATTTTGTGGTGTGATGAAAGAAAAATTGAACCTTTCAGCTGTAGTGCAAAGCACCGTGTCTGGTGGAAACTGGGCACAGCTCATCGCCCATCTAACACCATCACCATGAAGCATGGGGGTGGTAGCATCATAGagtgaggggggtggggggcccAGCAGCAGGCACTAagagatttgtgtttgtgaggaCAGAAGGAACAGAGTAGAGACAAGTATGGACACATTTTCAAGGAGAATCTCTTTCAGCTTGCCAATGACCTTAGAATGTTATAATATATGCTCAAACAGGACAATGATCCTAAGCACTGAAGCTAAATCAACACTGTACTCTATGGCTTCAGAACAAAAATGTGAATGTCTC
Coding sequences within it:
- the chst2b gene encoding carbohydrate sulfotransferase 2, which encodes MRGKQYHQPLKLTAPWEKDAGFGRKLKTYRNHTKIIAQPGIVMKVLRRKRIVLFMAYFLLLVLTMLNLANYKWTKEPQQCNHQMRSTTYQSRSDIRFLYRPSMAKKRQLVYVLTTWRSGSSFFGELFNQNPEVFFLYEPMWHIWQKLYPGDAVSLQGAARDMLSSLYRCDLSVFQLYNSPGGKNFTSLGLFGATLNKVVCSYPLCSAYRKEVVGMVDDKVCKKCPPQSLRLLEEECLKYNTIVIKGVRILDVNVLAPLMEDPSLDLKVIHLVRDPRAVANSRIKSRHGLIRENLQVVRSRDPKLRRIPFVDPSHKANKKDGSDYHSIGAMEVICDRTSRTLRTALNPPSWLKGKYMAVRYEDLVENPVKTLRNIYRFTNLTTNHDIESFALNMTSGSSSSSKPFIVSSRNATQAASAWRTVLSIQQIKQVEDYCHHSMSVLGYERVRTAGEAKDLSKSLLTHSKL